A genomic window from Lineus longissimus chromosome 17, tnLinLong1.2, whole genome shotgun sequence includes:
- the LOC135501573 gene encoding monocarboxylate transporter 14-like: protein MKLIEDENSTPERGRCQPHWGWMVVLASFVGIFLSLGINYSSGLYYVQWKEHFGASSALTSWIGSLQIGVLCFPGPLGSYLSERFGYRKMVIISGLISSAGLVASAYVNNIYAMMVTYGAVTGFGFCILFASMATATMHFFPPQSAGLAVGIAVSGGGCGSFLMPILMEYLIMRYGWEGSLLILGGLVLNVCACGALLRTPPTKRKNDKKKKTNFKLLKNWNLSLFLLHQILFTTAVSVVYIHITAMIESLTGVSRTKSSLSLTVIGITNFSGRIIHGAIGGLKTVNVMSQYLTSYAVCGCALFIFPHVPYYPALLFICGVFGFLTAPYAALTQLIIVEYVGVENLNFIYGLFLFCCGVGLMVGAPVAGVLYDVTQDYSTSMYFGGACLIVCVLMMLKPWVQATCAPIERLDEVELGEQNTPEVEKQLVNEQNGFIT from the exons ATGAAGCTGATAGAGGATGAAAACAGTACTCCTGAAAGAGGGCGCTGTCAACCTCACTGGGGCTGGATGGTGGTGTTGGCGTCCTTCGTTGGCATTTTCCTCTCCCTCGGGATTAACTACTCCTCAGGATTGTACTATGTTCAATGGAAGGAACATTTCGGCGCCAGTAGTGCTTTGACGTCTTGGATTGGGTCATTGCAGATTGGAGTGCTGTGCTTCCCAG GTCCACTAGGGAGTTACCTAAGTGAGCGTTTTGGATACAGAAAGATGGTCATCATCTCTGGTTTGATATCATCTGCTGGCTTGGTGGCATCAGCTTATGTCAACAATATCTATGCGATGATGGTGACATATGGGGCTGTGACAG GTTTTGGCTTTTGCATCTTGTTTGCCAGCATGGCAACAGCCACAATGCATTTCTTCCCACCTCAGAGTGCTGGTCTTGCCGTCGGAATTGCTGTCAGTGGTGGAGGATGTGGTTCATTTCTTATGCCTATACTCATGGAATATCTTATAATGCGCTACGGCTGGGAGGGATCATTACTCATTCTCGGAGGCCTAGTGCTCAATGTATGTGCCTGTGGTGCTCTTTTACGAACACCACCAACGAAAAGAAAAAacgacaaaaagaaaaaaactaactTCAAACTCCTCAAAAACTGGAATCTATCATTATTTCTGTTACATCAGATTCTATTCACAACAGCTGTTTCTGTCGTTTACATCCATATCACAGCAATGATCGAATCCCTGACTGGAGTCTCAAGGACTAAAAGCTCTTTATCATTAACTGTGATCGGAATAACAAACTTCTCAGGCCGGATTATACACGGGGCCATTGGGGGTTTAAAAACCGTCAACGTTATGTCCCAATATCTAACATCCTATGCAGTATGTGGTTGTGCCTTGTTCATATTTCCTCACGTTCCCTATTATCCTGCCCTTCTCTTCATTTGTGGAGTATTCGGATTTCTTACTGCCCCCTATGCAGCGCTTACACAACTAATCATAGTTGAATACGTTGGGGTCGAGAATCTGAATTTTATTTATGGGTTGTTCCTATTTTGTTGTGGTGTTGGCCTGATGGTCGGCGCCCCCGTTGCCGGGGTCTTGTACGATGTTACACAAGACTACAGTACATCAATGTACTTTGGAGGTGCGTGTCTCATAGTCTGTGTTCTGATGATGCTCAAACCGTGGGTGCAAGCAACATGTGCGCCGATAGAACGCTTAGATGAGGTTGAACTGGGTGAGCAAAACACACCAGAAGTTGAGAAGCAGTTAGTTAATGAACAGAATGGATTTATAACGTGA
- the LOC135501440 gene encoding general transcription factor 3C polypeptide 5-like, with the protein MANDFSLKVPVKTSKLVCVEYPGIVKNVDRMLETLGGIRSVSRVVADQTRRLGVSFRPGDCYCKSAYADRFSSVGFVMKVRRKKVKGQESGQEEFKYDAEVVGIVDTMFKFEALMDFQYLPMMRTKQDTYKSIRDQLVISKLEHSSWIQKPAPLFLLPPLFSRIDQSVLYMYRPDKQFGRVKTADGAAVLAKEEHTIGLGRQRRTHFTTLVKWENDIPLAPNPEAIEKLMPKVVKEMDKVDELRKMFEIRPIWSKNAIRSNIDCMPTKLKFYLPFVAYYYLTGPWRAMWVRYGYDPKTDKTAKRLQTIDFRIRQRVHGEKLPVRCKRKTFSYTLPSHIQKRNLTSVSVLDKETIGSKPDCPKTWNDQDCVYKFRPGVKPPYRQMFYQICDVEVPEIQALVAKNDGKETECSEKDGWLEKDATYHCRDILTSHVDTGDNKDPYSHLEKPYKKKPPSERKQKLKMSGTGLSDSESDGEIEEPGEDEEINEMETELLDLIADVAEDSPDET; encoded by the exons ATGGCGAACGATTTTTCGTTGAAAGTGCCGGTAAAAACGTCGAAATTAGTGTGTGTGGAATATCCGGGTATCGTTAAAAATGTTGACAGAATGTTGGAAACATTAGGAGGAATACGATCCGTGTCAAGG GTTGTGGCTGACCAGACGAGACGACTTGGCGTATCCTTCAGACCAGGTGATTGTTACTGTAAATCTGCCTACGCTGACAGATTCTCATCTGTGGGATTTGTGATGAAAGTTCGGAGGAAGAAAGTGAAAGGCCAGGAAAGTGGTCAAGAGGAATTTAAATATGATGCAGAGGTTGTTGGAATTGTTGACACAATGTTCAAATTTGAAG CCCTCATGGACTTTCAATACCTGCCAATGATGAGAACCAAACAAGACACCTACAAATCAATACGGGATCAACTGGTTATCAGCAAACTCGAACACTCTAGCTGGATCCAGAAACCTGCTCCGCTGTTCCTACTTCCACCGTTATTCTCCAGAATAGACCAGAGTGTTCTGTACATGTATCGTCCAGACAAACAGTTTGGGAGGGTCAAAACTGCTGATGGAGCAGCGGTCCTTGCAAAGGAGGAACACACCATAGGGCTAG GCCGACAAAGAAGAACACATTTCACAACATTGGTAAAGTGGGAAAATGATATCCCGTTGGCTCCGAACCCAGAGGCCATTGAGAAGTTAATGCCGAAGGTTGTAAAGGAAATGGACAAGGTGGACGAACTCAGAAAG ATGTTCGAAATTCGGCCCATCTGGTCTAAAAACGCCATCCGTTCAAACATTGACTGTATGCCAACCAAGTTAAAGTTCTATCTTCCCTTCGTTGCCTACTACTACTTAACTGGCCCTTGGCGAGCGATGTGGGTTAGATATGGATATGACCCAAAAACAGACAAGACAGCGAAGAGGTTACAGACGATTGACTTTAGAATCAGACAAA GGGTCCACGGCGAGAAGCTGCCTGTGAGGTGTAAGCGTAAGACGTTCAGTTACACGCTGCCAAGTCACATTCAAAAGAGGAACCTTACTAGTGTCTCGGTGTTAGATAAAGAAACGATAGGATCGAAACCGGACTGTCCAAAAACATGGAATGACCAG GATTGTGTCTACAAATTCCGCCCAGGAGTAAAACCGCCGTACAGACAGATGTTTTatcagatatgtgatgtagaagTACCAGAAATACAGGCTCTTGTTGCTAAAAATGATGGCAAG GAAACTGAGTGTTCTGAGAAGGATGGCTGGCTTGAGAAAGATGCTACATATCACTGCCGCGATATTCTGACGAGCCATGTGGACACGGGAGACAACAAAGACCCATATTCACATTTAGAAA AACCATATAAAAAGAAACCTCCATCAGAGAGGAAACAGAAACTGAAGATGTCTGGTACAGGTCTGTCAGATTCAGAATCAGATGGAGAGATCGAGGAACCAGGCGAGGATGAAGAGATCAATGAAATGGAGACCGAATTATTGGACTTGATTGCTGACGTTGCCGAGGATAGTCCTGATGAGACGTGA
- the LOC135501039 gene encoding F-box only protein 47-like, translating into MSLSTLFPCKMIRRSLRLETRDAIEFRKKIQQGPLGYLEVLPLELKFELFSYLSINDLSKLTITSKSVRNVVEIYRCSKSAKQIRIDVGPHKQRTKEEHEEYLQYYSRLGLLLKRSSCLYATKERLRMTEQCMFQHMCMVSKSCCDPDHCNSLVYFGMFLKVIISGWDDMECHRAYVMLANSVHTNVMRYLSLIVKSKPGLYSTLEMHVRLFLRRVFLDPYERIDDRGMWLNKILSGWPMVHQAKILYLLYGPANGGEIQWEEMCENTAANHHQLYGCFGELGSAFQILYFTREWTDDNIISVFDEITCIPDEWLAENIASLLFTSSYDITFKVLASKAVNGRLQDIATAVTSLCLVYTKINKGVSQIITLIKQICKVLETLAERESFLNEIVHAFKAVVMDLYEFDNPDEDRANDMTFMLNAQAEFMKELINLSLLSRD; encoded by the exons ATGAGCTTGTCAACACTATTCCCCTGCAAGATGATAAGAAGGTCCCTTCGACTAGAAACTCGAGATGCCATTGAATTTCGGAAGAAAATCCAACAGGGGCCTCTTGGATATTTGGAAGTTTTGCCACTTGAATTGAAATTCGAACTCTTCAGTTATCTATCCA TAAATGATCTAAGCAAACTGACCATCACCTCCAAGTCTGTCAGGAATGTGGTTGAAATCTACAGATGCAGTAAAAGTGCTAAACAGATCAGAATAGATGTGGGACCACATAAACAGAGGACCAAGGAGGAACATGAAGAATATTTGCAGTATTATAGCAGGCTTG gtttACTGCTGAAGAGATCGAGTTGTCTCTACGCAACAAAGGAGAGACTGAGAATGACAGAGCAGTGTATGTTCCAG CACATGTGTATGGTATCGAAGTCCTGCTGCGATCCTGACCACTGCAACTCACTAGTATACTTCGGGATGTTCCTAAAGGTGATCATATCAGGATGGGATGATATGGAGTGTCACCGGGCCTACGTCATGTTAGCCAACAGTGTTCACACCAATGTTATGAGATACTTGAGTCTCATAGTCAAATCAAAGCCAG GTTTGTACTCCACCTTAGAAATGCACGTACGCCTCTTCCTACGACGGGTGTTCCTGGATCCCTATGAGAGGATTGACGACCGTGGGATGTGGCTCAACAAGATACTGAGTGGATGGCCAATGGTGCACCAGGCAAAGATTCTCTATCTGTTGTATGGACCTGCAAATGGGG GTGAGATCCAATGGGAGGAGATGTGTGAGAACACAGCAGCTAACCACCACCAGCTCTATGGATGCTTTGGAGAGTTAGGCAGTGCGTTCCAGATCCTCTACTTCACACGCGAGTGGACAGATGATAATATCATCAGCGTCTTTGATGAAATAACTT GCATTCCTGATGAATGGTTAGCTGAGAACATAGCAAGTCTCCTGTTCACCAGCAGTTATGACATCACATTCAAGGTCCTGGCTAGTAAAGCTGTGAATGGACGGTTACAGGACATTGCTACTGCAGTCACCTCGCTCTGTTTG GTGTACACCAAGATAAACAAGGGAGTGAGTCAGATCATCACGCTCATCAAGCAAATCTGTAAAGTCCTCGAGACTCTGGCAGAGAGGGAGTCATTCCTCAATGAAATAGTCCATGCATTCAAGGCTGTGGTGATGGATCTGTATGAGTTTGACAATCCAG ATGAAGACCGAGCCAATGATATGACATTCATGCTAAATGCTCAGGCAGAATTCATGAAGGAGCTGATCAACCTTTCACTGTTGAGCAGGGACTAA
- the LOC135501497 gene encoding uncharacterized protein LOC135501497, with protein sequence MDDATKAKLESLAEYTKDEWIRLNHDKKGTISVEDLEAMFRKIKSCAKPRENAEEMMRNIDADKNNEIDVGEFARSMYNDLAEDEGIEAKSSEIKEEYIKYVIGRCTEMIPADQR encoded by the exons ATGGACGATGCAACAAAG GCAAAGTTAGAAAGCCTCGCAGAAT ATACGAAGGACGAATGGATACGGCTGAATCATGACAAAAAAGGCACCATTTCAGTGGAAGATTTGGAGGCGATGTTTAGAAAGATAAAATCATGCGCGAAGCCACGAGAGAACGCTGAAGAGATGATGAGGAATATTGACGCAGACA aaaacaatgaaattgacgTGGGCGAATTCGCCAGAAGCATGTACAACGACTTGGCTGAAGACGAAGGCATAGAGGCCAAGAGCTCAGAGATCAAGGAGGAATATATCAAATACGTGATTGGCAGATGTACAGAAATGATCCCTGCTGACCAGCGCTAA
- the LOC135501496 gene encoding nmrA-like family domain-containing protein 1, with amino-acid sequence MAKVITVFGASGNQGGSVARALAQDSQFKVRAVTRNPTNENIKNLCGYGNVEVIRADANDRKSIEAALQGAYGTFVVTAADFNDRNSVKKETDQGMTIAKACKDHPTLKHIIFSTQLSPREVLGQEARQCDAKTEIDRNMRKMNLPMTAVEIPCNYERLFEDLRPDQVDVDHFRLYIPMGQVPMDFISREDVGEVVRRIFTQTEKFVHKTLAISGDKLTVKRMAEEMTSCLYGKQVFDRQMTYAEFRDLPIHGARDLANHFDFCARVDQRFNVSATKEVFPYVRTFSDWCREKQNILQRICS; translated from the exons ATGGCAAAGGTCATCACAGTTTTCGGTGCAAGTGGGAACCAGGGAGGTTCAGTCGCCCGAGCACTGGCCCAGGACAGTCAGTTCAAGGTCCGAGCAGTTACGAGGAATCCAACCAACGAAAACATCAAAAATCTCTGTGGCTACGGCAATGTTGAGGTCATCCGCGCGGATGCAAATGATCGAAAAAGCATTGAAGCAGCCTTGCAAGGCGCATATGGTACATTTGTTGTGACCGCCGCTGACTTCAATGATCGGAATTCGGTCAAGAAGGAGACTGACCAAGGCATGACGATAGCTAAAGCCTGCAAAGATCATCCTACTTTGAAACATATAATATTCAGTACGCAGTTGTCTCCGCGTGAGGTACTGGGGCAGGAGGCGCGGCAATGCGACGCGAAGACCGAAATCGATAGAAACATGCGGAAGATGAATCTGCCTATGACTGCTGTGGAGATTCCCTGCAACTATGAGCGATTGTTTGAGGATTTACGGCCAGATCAAGTAGACGTGGACCATTTCAGATTAT ATATCCCAATGGGTCAAGTCCCGATGGACTTCATCTCAAGAGAAGATGTCGGCGAAGTCGTCCGTAGAATCTTCACCCAGACGGAGAAATTCGTCCACAAGACGCTTGCCATCAGCGGGGATAAGTTGACTGTGAAACGCATGGCTGAGGAGATGACGAGTTGCCTGTATGGAAAACAGGTCTTTGATAGACAG ATGACGTATGCCGAATTCCGAGACCTGCCGATTCATGGCGCCAGGGACTTAGCAAACCATTTTGACTTCTGTGCCCGGGTAGACCAGCGATTCAATGTGTCGGCAACCAAGGAAGTCTTCCCGTACGTACGGACATTCAGTGATTGGTGCCGAGAGAAACAAAACATCCTGCAAAGAATTTGCAGTTAA